Below is a genomic region from Flammeovirgaceae bacterium SG7u.111.
ATGCCGGCATAGTACATATTATATTTACTATAGTCCCCCAAACTTCCTTCGCCAGTGGGCTGTTCATTGGGCAACTCAGGATTATGCGCCATCCAAAACAGGTTATGATCTCTGGGCAGACCATCTATCCCATCATCATATGTAGTCACTTCATACGTAATAACAACAGGTTGCTCCAGTTTCTGGTTGAACCACACGGTACTTCCCATCTCCGTGTTAATGTCAAGTTTCCCATCCACCAAACTTATGCTTGCAGTAGTCTCAATTTCTGTAGTCCAGTTTTCCAATGAAGTATTGAACTCATCCTGATATAATAAACTTTTCTTCAGTTTCTTATTGTCATTCATTGCACCAGCTCCGGTTTTCATGTCATATGAGCTATGGCTCGCATAGTTATAATACACGGCGCCTTCCATTTCACCAGCGGCGTTATAAAACCAGGTTTGAATAAAGGCAGGGCCTTTGGGTAAGTCCTTAATGGAAAAGTTTACTCCGTCAGCGTTTGGGTCAGCCTCCTTTTTTTCGTCTGCATAAACTTTATCTCCATTCCAGATTTTTATACGAGCACTTGCTATATCTAGCGCTTTACCCGAACCAGCAGAAGTTAACGTCGTTTCACCTTCAATCTCTTTGGGCCAACGGCGGAGATCGAAATGGTAAGTACCTGGTTTATCAAGTTCAACGGCAATAAAACCACTGCCTTTAGCACCTTTTTTAACATCATCCTGACTCCAAATCACAGTCCCATGAAAATCGTGAGCCAAAAGATGCGATTCAGGCTCTTCAGAGTTGTCCAAAATAATACGGGTGTATTCGCTGGAACGCTCATCTACAAGTTTCCACCATGCTTCATATTCTTCTTTTAGTTCGGCAACAACAGCTTTGTGAACAGGGTCGCCAATAATGTCGTTTTTCTGTGCCTCGTCAACCAAAACATCATACAGTTCCCAGTCGGAATCGCTACTAGTCCGGGTCAAGCGCCATTTGTGTTTTATGACATCACCATCCCAGCTATCTTTTTTTACAGACAATTTTTTGTACTTCTCAGGAAATTCAGTCCACATATCATTGATAGTAACTGCTCTGTTTTTATAATCTATCGGGTCGTTTGATGGGTCATCATCTAGGAAAGGCTTGAAGCTTCGTCCACGAATTTTTAGCTTTTCAGGTCTGTTTTCCACATCCTCAAGTCCTAACATATCCATAAAGGTCGGCAACCAGTCGATGTGGGCAGTTAATGGTAACACATCTCCCCCTTTTCCATCTCCTCCAAGGTTTCCATTTGCCCACCTGATAAAGCATGGAACCCGAGTACCTCCATCGTAATTAGACCCTTTTCCTCCTCGCAAGGGACCGCCTGCACCATTGTCGGTAGTAAATATTAGTATCGTGTTATCAGCAATCCCCTTGTCGTCAAGAAACTTCAATAACCTACCAAAGTTTTTATCAATATTTTCGATGGTTCCCGTTTTAGCACTCACCCCAGAACGAGCATCAGGGGGCATAACATGGGGGGCATGTGCGGTGGCAAGAGGAATATAGGCAAAAAATGGCTTATTCTTTTGGATGTTTTCATCCATAAAATCCATGGCGCAGCTGATAAAAAAGTTGGTGGTAAAAGCTCCCTCAATCCCATCATCTTCATCGACCATTTTTACCAAAGAATCATTCACCCACATGCTGGCACTTTGGTTGGTATTCCCCCAATAATCGGGCAATTGGCCAGTACCTCCGCCTTTGGTCCAAGCTACATACTCGAATCCGCGGTCTTTAGGGCGAAAGGGGTAATTATCCCCCAAATGCCATTTAAAAAATAGTCCGGTAGCATAACCATTGGCCTTAAAAATATCTGCCATG
It encodes:
- a CDS encoding sulfatase-like hydrolase/transferase, with protein sequence MKLLRLLFFLTLITPLTLSAQSTDRPNVIFVMPDDISHNAFSYYKENGPQTPSIDGFAKDAVRLTDFHVSPSCSPTRAALLTGRPSDVVGVWHTINGRNMLRADEITMADIFKANGYATGLFFKWHLGDNYPFRPKDRGFEYVAWTKGGGTGQLPDYWGNTNQSASMWVNDSLVKMVDEDDGIEGAFTTNFFISCAMDFMDENIQKNKPFFAYIPLATAHAPHVMPPDARSGVSAKTGTIENIDKNFGRLLKFLDDKGIADNTILIFTTDNGAGGPLRGGKGSNYDGGTRVPCFIRWANGNLGGDGKGGDVLPLTAHIDWLPTFMDMLGLEDVENRPEKLKIRGRSFKPFLDDDPSNDPIDYKNRAVTINDMWTEFPEKYKKLSVKKDSWDGDVIKHKWRLTRTSSDSDWELYDVLVDEAQKNDIIGDPVHKAVVAELKEEYEAWWKLVDERSSEYTRIILDNSEEPESHLLAHDFHGTVIWSQDDVKKGAKGSGFIAVELDKPGTYHFDLRRWPKEIEGETTLTSAGSGKALDIASARIKIWNGDKVYADEKKEADPNADGVNFSIKDLPKGPAFIQTWFYNAAGEMEGAVYYNYASHSSYDMKTGAGAMNDNKKLKKSLLYQDEFNTSLENWTTEIETTASISLVDGKLDINTEMGSTVWFNQKLEQPVVITYEVTTYDDGIDGLPRDHNLFWMAHNPELPNEQPTGEGSLGDYSKYNMYYAGIGGNKNRTTRFRRYFNSERTLVHESNDKTHLNGPNQTYKMKIVCVDNQISVYRDGRIYWDFYDQNPYTEGWFGFRQARTHLQIDNFKVYSVALDH